In Passer domesticus isolate bPasDom1 chromosome 12, bPasDom1.hap1, whole genome shotgun sequence, the following proteins share a genomic window:
- the SS18L2 gene encoding SS18-like protein 2: MSVVFVPERLRGAAEVNQDTLQRLLEENDQLIRCIVEYQNKGRATDCVQYQQILHRNLIYLATIADATPPRTQKPID; this comes from the exons ATGTCCGTGGTGTTCGTGCCCGAGCGGCTGCGCGGGGCGGCCGAGGTGAACCAGGACACGCTGCAGCGG ctgctggaggagaacGACCAGCTGATCCGGTGCATCGTGGAGTACCAGAACAAGGGCCGCGCCACCGACTGCGTGCA GTACCAGCAGATCCTGCACAGGAACCTCATTTATTTAGCTACAATTGCTGATGCCACTCCGCCCAGGACGCAGAAGCCCATAGACTGA